The Rhodothermales bacterium genome includes a window with the following:
- the dapF gene encoding diaminopimelate epimerase, translating into MTSPRALVLEFTKMNGAGNDFIVIDNRFYYFNAEELSNLARRFCPRRTGVGADGLLAFSTPEGPEAHFRMRYYNADGSLGTMCGNGARCLVRFARLAGMMDETLVFESDAGVYRAVAGPAASDPVRLFVRPPERFSRAIRLASESARSAGACHFIWTGTEHAVCFVDEVTHAPVERWGPAVRKDPALQPAGANVNFVQVDDRGGAGHPARITVRTHEKGVEAETLACGTGAMASAVVARLETRIDTDEVEVTMPGGVLRVGFQLEASEVRDLYLEGPADVVYRGTLEV; encoded by the coding sequence ATGACGTCCCCACGCGCGCTTGTCCTGGAGTTTACCAAAATGAACGGCGCCGGCAATGATTTTATCGTGATCGATAATCGGTTTTATTATTTCAACGCCGAGGAATTGTCCAATCTCGCCCGTCGCTTCTGCCCGCGACGCACCGGGGTGGGGGCGGATGGCCTCCTGGCGTTTTCGACTCCCGAAGGGCCGGAGGCGCATTTCAGGATGCGGTACTACAACGCCGACGGCAGTCTGGGGACGATGTGCGGCAACGGCGCCCGGTGCCTCGTGCGGTTCGCGCGTCTGGCCGGGATGATGGACGAGACGCTGGTGTTCGAGTCCGACGCCGGCGTCTACCGTGCCGTCGCGGGGCCGGCCGCGTCGGATCCCGTCCGCCTCTTCGTGCGCCCGCCCGAGCGCTTCTCCCGGGCCATCCGGCTGGCGTCCGAGAGCGCGCGGAGCGCCGGCGCCTGCCATTTCATCTGGACAGGGACGGAGCACGCGGTGTGTTTCGTGGACGAGGTGACGCATGCTCCCGTGGAGCGGTGGGGCCCGGCCGTACGAAAAGACCCGGCCCTGCAGCCGGCGGGCGCCAACGTGAACTTCGTCCAGGTTGACGACCGCGGCGGGGCGGGCCATCCCGCCCGGATCACCGTCCGCACCCACGAAAAAGGGGTGGAGGCGGAAACCCTGGCATGCGGCACGGGCGCCATGGCCTCTGCCGTCGTGGCGCGCCTCGAAACGCGTATCGATACCGACGAGGTGGAGGTGACGATGCCGGGCGGGGTGCTCCGGGTGGGGTTTCAACTGGAGGCCAGCGAGGTGCGGGACCTGTACCTGGAAGGGCCGGCGGATGTGGTCTATCGCGGCACGCTGGAGGTGTGA